One Micromonospora eburnea genomic region harbors:
- a CDS encoding lysophospholipid acyltransferase family protein — translation MTGDDLWRPASGCGPACLPADAGSAVSLPRRVGRLLGAVGMLLAGIGLAVLLPLLPARERRAALRGWARGALRALGVRLVVRGRLPRRRALLVANHVSWLDVLAVLAVAPTRMLAKREVRGWPVVGALAAAAGTVFVDRSRPRDLPATVGRVAAALRAGHSVAVFPEGTTWCGEAADCRPARGFRPAMFQAAVDAGAPIVPLRLTYRDAGDPTTLAAFLGAETLWESVRRVLAARDLTVSVVVAAALHPAGAADRRMLARVAESAIHLTPARPVPAARPGPVRDLSPARPGGGPVTSTGREATLDLAA, via the coding sequence GTGACCGGCGACGACCTGTGGCGGCCCGCCTCGGGCTGCGGCCCGGCGTGCCTGCCGGCCGACGCCGGGTCGGCGGTGTCGCTTCCGCGCCGGGTGGGGCGGCTGCTGGGGGCGGTCGGGATGCTGCTGGCCGGGATCGGGCTGGCCGTACTGCTGCCTCTGCTGCCGGCCCGGGAGCGGCGGGCCGCGCTACGTGGCTGGGCTCGCGGCGCGCTGCGGGCCCTCGGCGTGCGGCTGGTGGTCCGGGGTCGGCTGCCGCGCCGGCGGGCGCTGCTGGTCGCCAACCACGTCTCCTGGCTGGACGTCCTGGCCGTGCTCGCGGTCGCGCCGACCCGGATGCTCGCCAAGCGGGAGGTGCGGGGGTGGCCCGTGGTGGGGGCGCTGGCCGCCGCCGCCGGCACGGTCTTCGTCGACCGGTCCCGGCCCCGTGACCTGCCGGCCACGGTCGGCCGGGTGGCCGCCGCGCTGCGCGCCGGGCACTCGGTTGCGGTCTTCCCCGAGGGGACGACCTGGTGCGGTGAGGCGGCCGACTGCCGGCCCGCGCGGGGGTTCCGGCCGGCCATGTTCCAGGCCGCGGTGGACGCCGGCGCGCCGATCGTGCCGCTGCGCCTCACCTACCGGGACGCCGGCGACCCGACCACCCTGGCCGCCTTCCTCGGTGCGGAGACGCTCTGGGAATCGGTACGCCGGGTGCTGGCCGCCCGGGATCTGACGGTGTCGGTGGTGGTGGCCGCCGCGCTGCATCCGGCCGGGGCGGCGGATCGGCGGATGCTGGCCCGCGTCGCCGAGTCGGCGATCCACCTGACCCCGGCCCGGCCGGTGCCCGCCGCTCGGCCCGGCCCGGTGCGGGACCTTTCGCCAGCCCGTCCGGGCGGTGGTCCCGTGACGTCGACCGGTCGGGAGGCGACGCTGGACCTGGCCGCCTGA
- a CDS encoding ABC transporter ATP-binding protein translates to MSDGQSSPSAGTGQIVVSGLTKQYKNLRAVDNLSFTVQSGRVTGFLGPNGAGKTTTLRMLLNLVTPTAGQATIGGHRYADLVDPLRSVGAVLEASSAHKGRTGINHLRVICAAAGLPRERADEVLAMVGLTPAAKRKFKGYSLGMKQRLGIAAAMLGNPQVLILDEPANGLDPEGIRWMRGFLKGLAAEGRTVLVSSHLLSEMQLLADDVVIIAAGRLVRQGPVDQVIGSMAHGTQVRVRTPQAEELAAALREQAATVNKDEHGALLVAGVDAPTVGRVALATKVELHELTTERPDLEGVFLELTAGKAGIR, encoded by the coding sequence ATGTCCGACGGGCAGTCAAGCCCCAGCGCCGGGACCGGCCAGATCGTGGTGTCCGGACTGACCAAGCAGTACAAGAACCTCCGGGCGGTCGACAACCTGTCCTTCACCGTCCAGTCGGGCCGGGTGACCGGCTTCCTCGGCCCGAACGGCGCCGGCAAGACGACCACCCTCCGCATGCTGCTCAACCTGGTCACCCCGACCGCCGGCCAGGCGACCATCGGCGGCCACCGGTACGCCGACCTGGTCGACCCGCTGCGCTCGGTGGGCGCGGTGCTGGAGGCGTCCAGCGCGCACAAGGGCCGCACCGGCATCAACCACCTGCGGGTGATCTGCGCGGCGGCCGGCCTGCCCCGCGAGCGGGCCGACGAGGTGCTTGCCATGGTCGGGTTGACTCCGGCGGCGAAGCGCAAGTTCAAGGGCTACTCGCTGGGCATGAAGCAGCGGCTCGGCATCGCGGCCGCGATGCTCGGCAACCCGCAGGTGCTGATCCTCGACGAGCCGGCCAACGGCCTCGACCCGGAGGGCATCCGCTGGATGCGCGGCTTCCTCAAGGGGCTGGCCGCCGAGGGGCGCACCGTGCTGGTCTCCAGCCACCTCCTCTCCGAGATGCAGCTGCTCGCCGACGACGTGGTGATCATCGCGGCCGGCCGGCTGGTCCGGCAGGGCCCGGTGGACCAGGTGATCGGCTCGATGGCGCACGGCACCCAGGTGCGGGTCCGCACCCCGCAGGCCGAGGAACTGGCCGCCGCGCTGCGCGAGCAGGCGGCCACGGTCAACAAGGACGAGCACGGCGCGCTGCTGGTCGCCGGGGTGGACGCCCCGACGGTCGGCCGGGTCGCCCTGGCCACCAAGGTCGAGCTGCACGAGCTGACCACCGAGCGCCCCGACCTGGAAGGGGTCTTCCTCGAACTGACGGCCGGAAAGGCGGGCATCCGATGA
- a CDS encoding DUF4097 family beta strand repeat-containing protein encodes MANWTVDSPQRLTLDGPVTRLDVRLVTGRLNVVATDGPARIDITRVSRRPVLVEHRDGRLFVGHERHPRWPGFLWWLGQLGRRFRAEVSVAVPADVLADLHMVDGSLVASGLRRDTRVDVTSGQVTLMGLRGHTVAKVISGPVEALGVAGDLDLETVSGELILADSAPERVRAHAVSGSITCDLDNPRGSEIRLSAISGSITVRVREDSDLTVHLHTTSGRITSGFPQVGGGSGFGSIKDSHGVLGAGGGKLWASATSGSIALLARPVEDDDLEELP; translated from the coding sequence ATGGCCAACTGGACGGTCGACAGCCCGCAGCGGCTCACCCTGGACGGGCCGGTCACCCGGCTCGACGTACGGCTGGTCACCGGCCGGCTCAACGTGGTCGCCACCGACGGTCCGGCCCGGATCGACATCACCCGGGTCAGCCGCCGGCCGGTCCTCGTGGAACACCGCGACGGCCGCCTCTTCGTCGGGCACGAGCGGCACCCCCGCTGGCCCGGGTTCCTCTGGTGGCTCGGTCAGCTCGGCCGCCGGTTCCGGGCCGAGGTCTCCGTCGCCGTGCCGGCCGACGTGCTGGCCGACCTGCACATGGTGGACGGCTCGCTGGTCGCCTCCGGCCTGCGCCGGGACACCCGGGTCGACGTCACCTCCGGGCAGGTGACCCTGATGGGGCTGCGCGGCCACACCGTCGCGAAGGTCATCTCGGGTCCGGTGGAGGCGCTCGGCGTGGCCGGCGACCTGGACCTGGAGACGGTCTCCGGCGAGCTGATCCTCGCCGACAGCGCGCCCGAACGGGTCCGCGCCCACGCGGTCTCCGGGTCGATCACCTGCGACCTGGACAACCCGCGGGGCAGCGAGATCCGGCTCAGCGCCATCTCCGGCAGCATCACGGTCCGCGTCCGCGAGGACAGCGACCTCACCGTCCACCTGCACACCACCTCCGGCCGGATCACCAGCGGCTTCCCACAGGTGGGCGGCGGCAGCGGCTTCGGCTCGATCAAGGACAGCCACGGAGTCCTCGGCGCGGGCGGCGGTAAGCTCTGGGCGTCCGCGACGTCCGGCAGCATCGCACTGCTGGCCCGACCCGTCGAGGACGACGACCTGGAGGAGCTGCCGTGA
- a CDS encoding ABC transporter permease: protein MNLVRSELLKIRTTSTWWVFGLISLPLWAITLLLNWIQTSALASADFGEVPADQADKLHAVQTVESLAANIYTNGQFFGLLIVMLLGIIVVTSEFFHQTVTTTFLTAPHRTAVMLAKLVAAAGLAIVFWLITTALNLVFGGLILSSVDVGSQLSSGGVWRAVGLNGLAYLLWSMLGVAVGVLIRSQIGATVTSILLYLGGTIGAAFAISLLAMKFGDWINKLQLVVPSLASSLMVSGTEIPGDPPRWAGAAVLIGYTVVAGVIGVLTIRRRDIS, encoded by the coding sequence ATGAACCTGGTGCGATCCGAGCTGCTCAAGATCCGTACCACCAGCACCTGGTGGGTCTTCGGGCTCATCTCGCTGCCGCTGTGGGCCATCACCCTGCTGCTCAACTGGATACAAACCTCCGCGCTGGCCAGCGCGGACTTCGGCGAGGTGCCGGCCGATCAGGCAGACAAGCTCCACGCCGTGCAGACAGTGGAGAGTCTGGCCGCCAACATCTACACCAACGGGCAGTTCTTCGGCCTGCTCATCGTGATGTTGCTCGGCATCATCGTGGTGACCAGCGAGTTCTTCCACCAGACGGTGACCACCACGTTCCTCACCGCGCCGCACCGCACCGCGGTGATGCTGGCCAAGCTGGTCGCCGCAGCCGGGCTGGCGATCGTCTTCTGGCTGATCACCACCGCGCTCAACCTGGTGTTCGGAGGGCTGATCCTGAGCAGCGTGGACGTCGGCTCCCAGCTCAGCAGCGGCGGGGTCTGGCGCGCCGTCGGGCTCAACGGGCTTGCCTACCTGCTTTGGTCGATGTTGGGCGTCGCCGTCGGCGTGCTGATCCGGAGCCAGATCGGCGCCACGGTGACCAGCATCCTGCTTTACCTGGGCGGCACCATCGGCGCGGCCTTCGCGATCAGCCTGCTGGCCATGAAGTTCGGTGACTGGATCAACAAGCTCCAGCTGGTGGTCCCCTCGCTGGCGTCCAGTCTGATGGTGAGCGGGACCGAGATCCCGGGCGACCCGCCGCGCTGGGCGGGGGCGGCCGTGTTGATCGGGTACACGGTCGTGGCCGGCGTCATCGGCGTGCTGACCATCCGGCGGCGCGACATTTCCTGA
- a CDS encoding GNAT family N-acetyltransferase, which yields MAVLHAAGAPLTTSGYTLLIADDPNLVAAAQRLRHEVFATELGATLHPGAAGLDTDEFDAHCDHLVVLREGTDEVVGTYRLLPPGRASRPYADGEFDLAPLAPLRDDLVEAGRSCVHPDHRSGAVINLMWAGIARYLHLRGSRWLGGCASVPVADGGTTVAEVWAQASARHLAPPPLRVTPRRPWFAEAPAVLSTAGPGALRDGRYAELEVSPAERRALVPPLLRGYLRLGAWVCGEPAYDPDFACADFYVLLSLDRMNPRYLRHFLGGEPS from the coding sequence ATGGCCGTTCTGCACGCCGCTGGCGCACCCCTCACGACCAGCGGTTACACCCTGCTGATCGCCGACGACCCGAATCTGGTCGCGGCCGCGCAACGCCTCCGGCACGAGGTGTTCGCCACCGAACTCGGCGCGACCCTGCACCCGGGGGCCGCCGGGCTCGACACCGACGAGTTCGACGCCCACTGCGACCACCTGGTGGTGCTGCGCGAGGGCACCGACGAGGTGGTCGGCACGTACCGGCTGCTGCCGCCCGGCCGCGCGAGCCGCCCGTACGCCGACGGCGAGTTCGACCTGGCCCCGCTCGCCCCGCTCCGGGACGACCTGGTCGAGGCGGGCCGCTCCTGCGTGCACCCGGACCACCGCTCCGGTGCGGTGATCAACCTGATGTGGGCCGGCATCGCCCGCTACCTGCACCTGCGCGGGTCGCGCTGGCTCGGCGGCTGCGCCTCGGTGCCGGTCGCCGACGGCGGCACCACGGTCGCGGAGGTGTGGGCCCAGGCCAGCGCCCGGCACCTGGCCCCGCCGCCGCTGCGGGTCACGCCCCGCCGCCCGTGGTTCGCCGAGGCGCCGGCCGTCCTGTCGACCGCCGGTCCCGGGGCGCTGCGCGACGGCAGGTACGCCGAGTTGGAGGTGTCGCCGGCCGAGCGCCGGGCGCTGGTCCCCCCGCTGCTCCGCGGCTACCTGCGGCTCGGCGCCTGGGTCTGCGGGGAGCCGGCGTACGACCCGGACTTCGCCTGCGCCGACTTCTACGTACTGCTCTCGCTGGACCGGATGAACCCCCGCTACCTGCGGCACTTCCTCGGTGGGGAGCCGTCGTGA
- a CDS encoding trypsin-like peptidase domain-containing protein, translating to MGSGPSDSTPAPAAAPVPADSPAAGTAADASRAEAPAAFDAPATTDFGRTEAPATTEFARADAPATTDSGRAEAPAGFDAGRTEAAPPVSPYARPTETPSAPPYPVSGQPQQPGPWYGEQQPAGWAAGPHQGTGAHYGTGYQTAAGGPVPSYQPYPGAQPHQAGQPVPPWGSPQPAPRPGRAAKFVGVGALALALMFGSGVAGGALALALNDNSGTTITRNYSAAPVINPADLPQIAASVQDSIVTIMTDSGEGSGVILSADGYVLTNNHVVASASGDRVKVVFADGKNAPAKIVGTDPKTDLAVVQASEVSGLKAAKFGDSDAMQVGDQVLALGSPLGLQGSVTAGILSARDRTIQAGDSGQQMDPRQGASSISGLLQTDAPINPGNSGGALVNTRGEVIGINTAIATAGQGSNGNIGVGFAIPSNKAKDVAGKLQRGEKVSHPSLGVQVNAAEDGGALITSVLPGSGAEKAGLQRGDVVTRFGDKVIKDSNDLVGAVQSSKVGDRVEVQFKRNGSDQTATVTLTETS from the coding sequence ATGGGGAGCGGGCCCTCGGACTCCACCCCCGCCCCGGCCGCCGCGCCGGTTCCGGCCGACTCCCCGGCCGCCGGGACCGCCGCCGACGCCAGCCGCGCCGAGGCCCCGGCCGCCTTCGACGCGCCGGCAACCACCGACTTCGGGCGCACCGAGGCCCCGGCCACCACCGAATTCGCCCGTGCCGACGCGCCGGCCACCACCGACTCCGGGCGCGCCGAGGCCCCGGCTGGCTTCGACGCCGGCCGTACCGAGGCGGCGCCGCCCGTCAGCCCGTACGCCCGGCCGACGGAGACCCCGTCCGCGCCGCCGTACCCGGTCTCAGGGCAGCCGCAGCAGCCCGGCCCCTGGTACGGGGAGCAGCAGCCGGCCGGCTGGGCCGCCGGCCCGCACCAGGGCACCGGCGCGCACTACGGCACCGGCTACCAGACGGCGGCCGGCGGGCCCGTTCCGTCGTACCAGCCGTATCCCGGCGCGCAGCCGCACCAGGCCGGTCAGCCGGTCCCGCCGTGGGGCTCGCCGCAGCCCGCGCCGCGCCCGGGCCGGGCGGCGAAGTTCGTCGGCGTGGGGGCCCTGGCCCTGGCGCTGATGTTCGGCTCCGGGGTGGCCGGCGGTGCGCTCGCGCTCGCCCTGAACGACAACTCGGGTACCACCATCACCCGGAACTACTCGGCGGCGCCCGTGATCAACCCCGCCGACCTGCCGCAGATCGCCGCCTCCGTCCAGGACAGCATCGTCACGATCATGACGGACAGCGGTGAGGGCTCCGGGGTGATCCTCAGCGCCGACGGGTACGTGCTGACCAACAACCACGTGGTCGCCTCCGCCAGCGGTGACAGGGTGAAGGTGGTCTTCGCCGACGGCAAGAACGCGCCGGCGAAGATCGTCGGCACCGACCCGAAGACCGACCTCGCGGTGGTCCAGGCCAGCGAGGTGAGCGGCCTGAAGGCGGCCAAGTTCGGCGACAGCGACGCGATGCAGGTGGGTGACCAGGTGCTCGCCCTGGGCAGCCCGCTCGGCCTCCAGGGCTCGGTCACGGCCGGCATCCTCAGCGCCCGCGACCGCACCATCCAGGCCGGCGACAGCGGCCAGCAGATGGACCCGCGGCAGGGGGCCAGCTCGATCTCCGGGCTGCTCCAGACCGACGCCCCGATCAACCCGGGCAACTCCGGCGGCGCGCTGGTCAACACCCGGGGCGAGGTGATCGGCATCAACACCGCCATCGCCACCGCCGGGCAGGGCAGCAACGGCAACATCGGCGTCGGCTTCGCCATCCCGAGCAACAAGGCCAAGGACGTCGCCGGCAAGCTCCAGCGCGGCGAGAAGGTCAGCCACCCGTCGCTCGGGGTCCAGGTGAACGCCGCCGAGGACGGTGGCGCGCTGATCACCTCGGTCCTCCCGGGCAGCGGTGCCGAGAAGGCCGGGCTGCAACGGGGCGACGTGGTCACCCGGTTCGGCGACAAGGTGATCAAGGATTCGAACGATCTGGTGGGCGCCGTCCAGTCGAGCAAGGTCGGCGACCGGGTCGAGGTGCAGTTCAAGCGAAACGGATCGGACCAGACGGCAACCGTGACGCTCACTGAGACGTCCTAA
- a CDS encoding sensor histidine kinase: protein MSAVHDAKGWLRGVPLRVKLVAAVLALVAAALVVISTLTAYFLGNYLLGQVDDELRMSQRNLESAVAERHEGGLGIPTDYVLVATDPTTGAILFARYDTSRFRIEDLPPWPANAAGFARMDEEPFTVRARESSVRWRMLYTQLPNGQMVAIGQNLTDVDMAVRQLAWIDLLVGGAVLIIVASVGAGIVRTSLKPLVEIERTAAAIAGGDLTRRVPDPEEGAPVPTSELGRLSRALNAMLAQIEAAFTARAASEAAARSAEASARDAAAQAQASEARARRSEERMRQFVADASHELRTPLTTIRGFAELYRQGAARQPEQTAGLLRRIEDEAARMGLLVEDLLLLARMDRERPIALAPVELPVLASDAVQAARAVDPERRIELDIEPGAGPLVVLGDDARLRQVIGNLMTNALTHTPPDASVTLRLRGEPGNLAVVEVADTGPGLTPEQAERVFERFYRVDAARTRRAGGPTSTGLGLAIVAALVAAHHGTVEVAETPGGGATFRVKLPLLPEAPEPGD, encoded by the coding sequence GTGAGCGCCGTCCACGACGCGAAGGGCTGGCTGCGCGGTGTACCCCTGCGGGTGAAGCTGGTCGCCGCCGTCCTCGCCCTCGTCGCGGCGGCCCTCGTGGTGATCAGTACGCTGACCGCCTACTTTCTCGGCAACTATCTGCTCGGCCAGGTCGACGACGAGCTGCGGATGTCGCAGCGCAACCTGGAGAGCGCCGTCGCGGAGCGGCACGAGGGCGGGCTGGGCATTCCGACTGACTATGTCCTGGTCGCTACCGACCCGACCACCGGCGCGATTCTCTTCGCACGCTACGACACCTCTCGATTCCGCATTGAGGACCTACCGCCCTGGCCGGCGAACGCAGCGGGTTTCGCCAGGATGGACGAGGAGCCCTTCACCGTTCGTGCGCGCGAGAGTTCCGTCCGCTGGCGGATGCTCTACACCCAGCTCCCGAACGGCCAGATGGTCGCCATTGGGCAGAACCTGACTGACGTCGACATGGCGGTCAGGCAGTTGGCCTGGATCGACCTGCTGGTGGGTGGGGCGGTGCTGATCATCGTGGCATCGGTGGGCGCGGGGATCGTGCGTACCAGTCTCAAGCCGCTCGTCGAGATCGAGCGGACCGCGGCGGCCATCGCCGGCGGCGACCTGACCCGGCGGGTGCCCGACCCGGAGGAGGGAGCGCCGGTGCCCACCTCCGAGCTGGGCCGGCTCTCCCGGGCGCTGAACGCGATGCTCGCCCAGATCGAGGCCGCGTTCACGGCCAGAGCGGCGTCCGAGGCGGCAGCCCGCAGCGCGGAGGCCAGCGCCCGGGACGCGGCGGCGCAGGCGCAGGCCTCCGAGGCGCGGGCCCGCCGCTCCGAGGAACGGATGCGGCAGTTCGTCGCGGACGCCTCGCACGAGTTGCGTACCCCGCTGACCACCATCCGGGGTTTCGCCGAGTTGTACCGGCAGGGTGCGGCCCGGCAGCCCGAGCAGACCGCCGGCCTGCTGCGCCGGATCGAGGACGAGGCGGCCCGGATGGGGCTGTTGGTGGAGGATCTGCTGCTGCTCGCCCGGATGGACCGGGAACGGCCGATCGCGCTGGCCCCGGTGGAGTTGCCGGTGCTCGCCTCGGACGCGGTGCAGGCGGCCCGGGCGGTCGACCCGGAGCGCCGGATCGAGCTGGACATCGAGCCCGGCGCCGGGCCGCTGGTGGTGCTCGGCGACGACGCCCGGCTGCGGCAGGTGATCGGCAACCTGATGACCAACGCGCTCACCCACACCCCGCCGGACGCCTCGGTGACCCTGCGGCTGCGGGGCGAGCCCGGCAACCTGGCCGTGGTCGAGGTGGCGGACACCGGCCCGGGCCTCACCCCCGAGCAGGCCGAGCGGGTCTTCGAGCGGTTCTACCGGGTGGACGCGGCGCGGACCCGGCGGGCCGGCGGGCCGACCAGCACCGGGCTGGGGCTGGCCATCGTGGCCGCGTTGGTGGCGGCACACCACGGCACGGTCGAGGTGGCCGAAACGCCGGGCGGTGGGGCCACGTTCCGGGTCAAACTGCCCCTGCTGCCCGAAGCGCCGGAGCCGGGTGACTGA
- a CDS encoding PadR family transcriptional regulator: protein MTAVFTHGRLRLYLLKLLDDGPKHGYELIRLLEDRFLGLYAPSAGTIYPRLQRLEVEGLVTHTAVGGRKVYEITEAGRAELRQRADELATLESDISASVEDLSALAGEIRSEVRGSVRDLKRELREAARQTRRGHWEPPPTRPAASGGPARGETPLLAEFDQRLAAFTVEVGALVRAGRLTDAQLRTAIRLLDGALDGLRRLLR from the coding sequence GTGACCGCCGTGTTCACTCACGGGCGGCTCCGGCTCTATCTGCTCAAGCTCCTCGACGACGGCCCGAAGCACGGCTACGAGCTGATCCGGCTGCTGGAGGACCGCTTCCTCGGCCTGTACGCGCCGAGCGCCGGCACCATCTACCCCCGGCTGCAACGCCTGGAGGTCGAGGGGCTGGTCACCCACACCGCCGTCGGCGGCCGCAAGGTATACGAGATCACCGAGGCGGGCCGCGCGGAGCTGCGGCAGCGCGCCGACGAGCTCGCCACCCTGGAATCGGACATCAGCGCCTCGGTCGAGGACCTGTCCGCCCTGGCCGGCGAGATCCGCAGCGAGGTACGCGGCTCCGTGCGCGATCTCAAGCGGGAGCTGCGCGAGGCGGCCCGGCAGACCCGGCGGGGGCACTGGGAGCCGCCGCCGACCCGACCCGCCGCCAGCGGTGGCCCGGCGCGCGGCGAAACGCCCCTGCTTGCCGAGTTCGACCAGCGGCTGGCCGCGTTCACCGTCGAGGTGGGCGCGCTGGTCCGCGCCGGCCGGCTCACCGACGCCCAGCTCCGGACGGCGATCCGGCTGCTCGACGGCGCGCTGGACGGGCTGCGCCGGCTGCTCCGCTGA
- a CDS encoding response regulator transcription factor, whose amino-acid sequence MVATQTEARLLVVEDDPNILELLSASLRFAGFDVATATSGSAALTAAKDHRPDLVVLDVMLPDLDGFEVIRLLREGGTRTPVVFLTARDATDDKIRGLTLGGDDYVTKPFSLEELTARIRAVLRRTATGDHAPSRLTFADLELDEETHEVHRAGQRVQLSPTEFKLLRYLMLNANRVLSKAQILDHVWNYDFRGDDNIVESYISYLRRKIDNTQPRLIHTLRGVGYVLRKPAA is encoded by the coding sequence ATGGTGGCTACCCAGACCGAGGCTCGTCTGCTCGTCGTCGAGGACGACCCCAACATCCTCGAGCTGCTCTCCGCGAGCCTGCGCTTCGCCGGCTTCGACGTCGCCACCGCGACCAGCGGCAGCGCCGCGCTGACCGCCGCCAAGGACCACCGGCCCGACCTGGTGGTGCTCGACGTGATGCTGCCCGACCTGGACGGCTTCGAGGTCATCCGGCTGCTCCGCGAGGGCGGTACGCGTACGCCGGTGGTCTTCCTGACCGCCCGCGACGCCACCGACGACAAGATCCGCGGGCTCACTCTGGGCGGCGACGACTACGTCACCAAGCCGTTCAGCCTGGAGGAGCTGACCGCGCGGATCCGGGCGGTGCTGCGGCGTACCGCCACCGGCGACCACGCCCCCTCCCGGCTCACCTTCGCCGACCTGGAGCTGGACGAGGAGACCCACGAGGTGCACCGGGCCGGCCAGCGGGTGCAGCTGTCGCCGACCGAGTTCAAGCTGCTGCGCTACCTGATGCTCAACGCCAACCGGGTGCTGTCCAAGGCGCAGATCCTCGACCACGTCTGGAACTACGACTTCCGCGGGGACGACAACATCGTCGAGTCCTACATCTCCTACCTGCGGCGCAAGATCGACAACACCCAACCCCGACTGATCCACACCCTGCGCGGGGTCGGCTACGTGCTACGCAAGCCGGCGGCGTGA